The DNA window GAGGAACCCATCGGAGGGGACCATTGCGTTTCCAGCGTTTGTCACTTTTTCTGGCAATCGGAGAGGTCATCTTGGCGTCCCTTACTAAAGCTCCCCCAAATAGGGCCACCCATATTTCACCGGAAGATCTCAAAAGAGACGAAACTGAGTTTTGCGACGCCACGGAATGGTCGCCGTCGCCTGACAGCCTTCGGCACGACGCCATCAGAAACACGGCAGAATCGAGGGTGGGGTTGCTGCACGACGGCCGACGGCAAGGCAGCGCGCACAGCGATCCGCATTCATTCGGGCCATGAAGAAAAAAGATATCGCCAGCTCAAACTAACCAGCGAAACATTCGCGGGCGGTTTGCATCCCGGCCAGCCAGCGTTTCCCCTGGCGTGCTGCTTCGGCGGCGAGCGTCGCAGGGGCGCCGGCGGCGCGGTGGAAGAGCTTGCGGAAGTTCTGGACCGTGTCCACCCAGAGGTCGGACGAGATCTGTAGCCGCTCCATAATCGGAGCCAGATCGGAAGGGATACTGCCGCGTTTCCCGCGACGGATCTGCCGGCCGGTCCAGTCGAGCAGTTTCAAGTACGCCGTGAGATCCAGCGACAGATACCCGCGGTGCGAGGCCCGGCGTGCGGGTGCGGCGGTTGAGCGTTCGCTTTGCTCGTCCAGTTCGATCGGGCTGAGCCAGTCGTCGGTTGAGCGCTTCGAGTGTCGAGTTGTGCCACTCGTCGCCTTACGGGCCTCGATCCGCTCATAGCCCGACGTATGACGGCTCGTCTCCGGCGTGGCGGCGATGCCGGCTCGCACGGGGTTGAGATCGACGTAGACGCTGCATGCGAGCAACGCCGCTTCATCGAGGAGCGGCTGGCATTTGTAACGGCCTTCCCAGAAACGGCCGGTGCATTCATCCTCTTTATTGGCCCGCCGGGCGATCGGCTCGGCCAGGCAACGCATGAACCAGGAAAGGCTCGACAACCGCTGCCGCCGTTCGGCCAGCACCTTGGAGTCGCACAGCAGCATGCCGAGTTCCGCTTCGGTCGGTTCGGCTGGCGAGCCGTCTTGCTCGCGACGCAGTGGAAACAGATTCCACCATCGCAGGGCGATATCGTCGTCGGACCACTCCGCCACCACATCCGGCCGGGTGCGCAGGATGACATGCAGATGGTTGCTCATCACGGCAAAGCCGAGCACCTCGACGCCGAACTCGCCTGCCAGAAACTCCATCCGCCGCTGAATCCACGCCCGCCGATGGTCAAAATCCTGGCCCGACACCGGATCCCGCCCACACAAAAACGCCCGCCGCACACAGCGATTGACGCAATGGAACACGCCGACCGCCGATTCATCAATCACTTCACGACGCGGAGTGCGGGCCATGACGGGACGCCTTGGAACTTATGGGGAAGGGGATAGAAAGATTCAAAGATAGCGAAACTGCGTCGAGCCGTCAATTAAATATGGATGGCCCCTATTAAGCCAGGAAAGTTGGGGGAGGCGACCTTGACGGATGACGAGAAATAGCAGACAACGCCAGAGAATTGCGGCTACACAGCGGTTTCGTTTCAACGGCCGCACCCGTTTATCGCCGCAACGGCAACCCCATCGTCGCGTAGTGAAACACCCAAATGGCCGTATTGTTCCAAATCAAAGGCGCATCCAAGAGTTACGGCGATCAGGTTTTGCTCGACGACGCAAATGCGACCATTACGGATGACACCAAGGTGGGGTTTGTCGGCCGGAATGGAGCCGGCAAGAGTACGTTACTTCGTGTGCTTCTCGGTGAAGAAGAACTCGATAAAGGGGAGGTCATCCGCCATCCCCGCCTGCGGCTGGGGTATCTACGCCAGCACGACCCCTTCCTGCCTGGAGAATCGTCTCTCGATTTCCTCATGCGCGACAGCGGTCAACCCGACTGGAAGTGTGGCGAAGTCGCAGGGCGTTTTGAAGTAAAAAACGACTATCTTGAAGGACCCATCGCCAAACTTTCCGGCGGCTGGCAGACCCGTGTAAAACTAGCGGCATTACTGCTGCACGAACCCAACTTGCTGCTGCTCGATGAACCGACGAACTTTCTCGATCTGCGCACCCAGATCCTGCTCGAACATTTCCTCAAAGAGTACCGGGAAACCTGCCTGATTGTTTCCCACGATCGGGCGTTTCTCCACGCGACCTGCAATCAAACGCTCGACCTGACCCGTGGAAAGCTGACCCTGTTTCCCGGCAAGATCGATGCGTTTATCGAGTTCCAACAGGAACGCCGTGAACAAGAAGAACGCACCAATGAGGCCGTGCTGTCCAAGCGAAAGCATCTAGAAGCGTTCATCGCCAAGAACAAAGCCCGCGCCAGCACCGCCACGCGTGCGCGGTCCAAAAGCAAGCAGCTGGAAAAGCTCGAAGTCATTGAGATCGAGGGGCATGAACCCACGGCAACGATACATCCCCCCACCGTCGAACCTCGCAAAGGCTTTGCCCTTCGCTGCCAGGGACTTGCCATTGGATATCCCGAACGGACAATTGCGAACGACATCCATCTAGAAATCGATCATGGCTGGCGAGCCGCGATTGTCGGTGACAATGGTCAAGGAAAGACGACCTTTCTTCGCACCATCGTCGATTCGCTCAAGCCGATCGCGGGCGAGGTCCGCTGGGGCTATGGCTGTCAGATCGGAACGTACGCCCAGCACGTCTATACGAGCCTTCCTGAGGACAAGACCGTTCTCGACTACCTGGAATACAACGCGGCGCCTGGCATCAAAGATCAACAGATCCTCGACATGGCGGGCGCTCTGCTCTTTCGCGGCGAAGCGGTGAAGAAACGCATTGCCGTGCTTTCCGGCGGCGAGCGAGCAAGGCTTTGCCTGGCGGCCCTGCTGCTCAGCCAATACAACATTCTGATCCTCGACGAACCGGGAAACCATCTCGACGTCGACACGATCGAAGCACTCGCCGACGCCCTCCTGGAATACAAAGGTACGGTAATCTTTACCAGCCATGATCGCCATTTCATGAAGCGTGTCGCCACTTGTATTATCGAAGTACGAGACGCCCATGTGACCAATTATCGTGGCGATTACGAGTCCTATCTGTATTCCGTCAACAAAGAGATAGAAGAGGGAGAGCGAGACCTCGCCGCTGGCCTGAGCCAGGCGCCCAAAACGGCCAAAACAGCGTCTGCCCGCCCGTCGGCGCCTCGCCGTAGCGAAAAGGAGATTCGCAAGGCAATGAAAGCACTCGAGCGCACCATCGCCGCTCTCGATGATCAGAAAAAAGAGGCGCATGGCAGGCTGATGAAATCGACCGACCCAGGCGAAGCGATGAAATTGCACAGCGAAGTGGAGACCCTCTCCACCCAACTGGCGGACGCAGAGAACGGCTGGATGCAACTCCAGGAAGAGATTGACGAATTGTAGGCGAGGGGAATGGGCGGTAGCGCAACACGTCGCATTGCCGGGCTGGGTTTTCAAAACAGAAGAAGCCGTTAGCCGTCTGCTGAGGATAAAACTTTGTATTATCCGGCGCCCCCCTTCGACACCAACGCACACAAGGATTGACTTCCACAACGCTCCTCTGCCCGTCGGTCAGTACGGCGGGAGCAAGCGGCGAAATCCCCAGCCGAGTACGATCCCCAGGAACAGCAAGTTCCGCGGCAGCAAACGATACAGCGGCAGCCGGGGCGGAATCTGGGTCTGCCGGCGGGCCCGACAGTCGGCGAGCGTCTCCGCCAGCTGCGTCATCCAGGCGATCGTCCGCGGCCATTCCCACAGCCCCTGCCGCCAGGCCGCGGGGACGCCGTTCTTCCCCACGCCGCAGCCCACCACGCCGCCAACAATCGCGGCCGTTGTATCCGCATCGCCGCCGCAACGGATCACCGCCTGGACCGCCGCCGGCAGGTCCCGCGGATGGCGAAACCAGGCGTGCAGCACCACCGGCACGGTGTTGTTAATGTAGCCGCTCACCCCGTGCTGCAGCCCCAGGGAATCGGCGAACGCGAGCGTCGTCTGCCCCTGCGAGGAACTCTCGCGCGCCCGGTCAACCCGCTGCAGCAGTTCCTCGGCCGGCTCCCCTGCCAGGCTGTTCGCTAGTTCCAATCGGAAGGCGGCCGGCTCCACCACCGTGCCTCCGCTGGCCAGGCGAGACGCGAGAGCAATCGCCCAGCTGCCGTACTCGGCTTTGGGATCGGTATGCGTGATCCGGGTGGAGGCCTTTACCAGGCGTCGCAGCAGGTCCCGATCCGTGACGGCGGCTCCCAGCATCGGGCTTCGCATGGCCGGACCGTTGCCGGCAGAGAACAGGCCGCTGCGGTCCGGCGAAACGCCAGCGCACAGTTTTGCAGCCGCCTTGAGCGTGGCGAGCCCCGTGCCGGCCGGCAAGCCCAGCAGCCACCCACGGAGAAGCCCGGCGAGCTCTCGCGAAAACAGATCGACGTCGTCGCCCGATGCGATCAGCGCCTGCGCAACCATGCAAGCGTGCTCCGTGTCGTCGGAGATCATGCCGCGTCCCGAAAGAAAGCGGAAACGATCGGGCTCGCCCAGCAGTCGCCCGCCGCGGCGCCGGCTTAGTCCTTCGTACGGCAAGCCGAGCGCGTCGCCGACCGCCATACCGAGCAGCGCTCCGACAATCGCATCCTGCGCTCGATCGCCGGCGACGTCCTGAGGTTTCAGCTCCATAACTTTTGATTCTGTTCTTTGATGCGCCACATGCGGACGATGTCGCAGTAGTTTGACTCGCAAGTCATGTCGGGATGAAACAGGTAATATTTCATCATCTCCGCCAGCACGGAGTCGCGGTCCACTCTGAGAATGCGGCAGAGTTTCTCCTGGACGGAATCGTCCAGCAGCGCTTCGGCCCCGGCCAGGAAAGTCAGATGGGCCGCATCGCCCATCTCGACGCCGGCGGGCGGATCCTTCCAAACGTCGGCCGCATACTGGGCCGCCTCGCCCATCGCCTCCGACTCCACGATAATGAGATCCGAGAAAAAGTCATAGTGACGCCACTTGGCCAGGTGCGGCGTTTCTGGATCGGAACGCACCCGCAACGCGATCGCGGCTTGCGTAAACCACGGAAAAATATCGAGGGCGATCCCTCTC is part of the Lignipirellula cremea genome and encodes:
- a CDS encoding ABC-F family ATP-binding cassette domain-containing protein, translated to MAVLFQIKGASKSYGDQVLLDDANATITDDTKVGFVGRNGAGKSTLLRVLLGEEELDKGEVIRHPRLRLGYLRQHDPFLPGESSLDFLMRDSGQPDWKCGEVAGRFEVKNDYLEGPIAKLSGGWQTRVKLAALLLHEPNLLLLDEPTNFLDLRTQILLEHFLKEYRETCLIVSHDRAFLHATCNQTLDLTRGKLTLFPGKIDAFIEFQQERREQEERTNEAVLSKRKHLEAFIAKNKARASTATRARSKSKQLEKLEVIEIEGHEPTATIHPPTVEPRKGFALRCQGLAIGYPERTIANDIHLEIDHGWRAAIVGDNGQGKTTFLRTIVDSLKPIAGEVRWGYGCQIGTYAQHVYTSLPEDKTVLDYLEYNAAPGIKDQQILDMAGALLFRGEAVKKRIAVLSGGERARLCLAALLLSQYNILILDEPGNHLDVDTIEALADALLEYKGTVIFTSHDRHFMKRVATCIIEVRDAHVTNYRGDYESYLYSVNKEIEEGERDLAAGLSQAPKTAKTASARPSAPRRSEKEIRKAMKALERTIAALDDQKKEAHGRLMKSTDPGEAMKLHSEVETLSTQLADAENGWMQLQEEIDEL
- a CDS encoding ADP-ribosylglycohydrolase family protein, encoding MELKPQDVAGDRAQDAIVGALLGMAVGDALGLPYEGLSRRRGGRLLGEPDRFRFLSGRGMISDDTEHACMVAQALIASGDDVDLFSRELAGLLRGWLLGLPAGTGLATLKAAAKLCAGVSPDRSGLFSAGNGPAMRSPMLGAAVTDRDLLRRLVKASTRITHTDPKAEYGSWAIALASRLASGGTVVEPAAFRLELANSLAGEPAEELLQRVDRARESSSQGQTTLAFADSLGLQHGVSGYINNTVPVVLHAWFRHPRDLPAAVQAVIRCGGDADTTAAIVGGVVGCGVGKNGVPAAWRQGLWEWPRTIAWMTQLAETLADCRARRQTQIPPRLPLYRLLPRNLLFLGIVLGWGFRRLLPPY